The Elaeis guineensis isolate ETL-2024a chromosome 3, EG11, whole genome shotgun sequence region CCATCGATGCCTTCTTGGACGTAGTTTTTGGGTTTGTAGCAGATTGGCGCTGTCTTTTGGCTTGGCGCTGCCTAAAGGTCAGAGCTTGAGAGAAAAATCCGGAATCTGTGTGCTTTCGGAGGCGCTTAGACCGCAGGATGGCGAAATTCTGAAGGATTAATCCGTTTCGAGGTCCTTGGAGATTTTGAAGAGCTCTCGGGTGGGAAAAAAGGTAAACTTTTTTCTTTATCTACGAGTTAGATTGTGAAAGTAGGTATTTTGGTACTTCCCTCCATAGACCTTTCGTTTTCCCCAAGCCAAAGTTCTCTTGGGCACAGAAAGTAAGCTGGCCATTTGAGAAATAGGCTGTGGGAAGAGCAAAAATAGCTCCTTTGGGATCTTTGACTCCtcggagagaaagaggagaaagtGCTGctcttttgtttttttggtaGAAGAGTGCTGCTCTTTGATATTTTGACCGAGGGTTTAGAATTTAAGAATTGAGCTTTAAATGGAATTGTAGCTTTCAAAATCTAGAAAAAAAGGAAGATtttctttttaataaaaaaaactaaaaagaaaatCGGGCGTGCTTCAAGAATCTTCCATTGAGAAAATTTTGTATGCTGATTTGCGTGGATTGAGAGTTTGCTCAGCAAAGGAAAATTCATTTTCATGTAGTCCTTTTGAGTTTCAAAGAGGAATGGACGTTTAATGAAGTTGGCTTCCTCTGTACTGTAGAGCAGCACTAGAGTCTATGAGCTAAATGGGTTCCTCAGGGTCCAAACCATGTAAAAATGAAGCTTTGATCCTCTGCAAGGAGCGCACACGATGCATTAAAGAGGTTATCAATTCATGGTATGCTTTATCGGCAGCTCATCTTTCCTATATCCAATCCCTTCGTAGGGTCGGTACTGCTCTAAGGCGATTTGTGGAGGCTGAAATTATGGCAGAGTCATCTCTATCCATTTCAGAATTGGAGAAATCTCCAACCCATTCCTCATATGCCTCACCATCGCCTTCTCGCTTTCCTGAACATGTTGGCTCACCATCACTCAGTGAAAGCCCATTGTCACCTCGGCTCTCCAATTTGAGTTACATGAGGGCAACCGACAGTGCTGCTGTCACAGTTACAATCAATTCATCTGCGGTGGATTTTGTCGAAGAAGAGTCTCTTACCTTTTCCCTGCCTCCAGCTGCACCTCCAGAAATAAGTTCCTCATGGGACTTTTTTGATCCTGCTGATGCCATGGATAGTGCTGGGGTGCATAATGGTGAAAGCGCTCACAGCTTAAACTTTAGTAGGTTGATGGGCTTGAGACAGTTAAAAGAAGCAGAAGTGGTTCCTTTATTGGAAGAGGAAGCGCCAAACTCCTATAGGAAGAAAGAACAATTGAAACGGGGTAAGGCTGATTTGGAGGGAATAAATGAGAATGCCAGGTCTGTAGATTTGATTCCGCCAAAAGGAGATGAGGGAAGAGAAGTGAAGGCCGGATGTAATAGTGTAAATAGGTCAGTTGAAGCTTTGACTAAAATTGCCTCATCTGAGCTAGATGTGTCAAAGATGGAAAAAGAACTTCATGCAGAGAGGGAGGATGCTTCTGAGTTCATCACTCACAGGGCCAAAGATTTCCTGTCCAGTATGAGGGACATTGAGCACCGTTTCCTTAGGGCAGCAGAAGCTGGCAATGAGGTATCTAGAATGCTCGAGACAAACAAGATTCGGCTTGGTATCTCTTTGGAGACAATAGGTAATCTTCAATGTAACCATACTTTTGCTTTGCTTAAATTTCTACTGCCCTAGGATTAAATCTTTTAACAGAGTTTCTCGATGAAACTCTTTGTTCTACAGGCCAACCACCTGCTTCTCAATTGCTTTCAGCCTTTCATCATGTCTGTTGCAAGGGGGAGACAGTACACAAGCTTCGTAAGTTTGTTTCAGTAACTAAAGATTATTATTCAAAGTTAGGAAGAAAAAGCAGTTAAAGAATGACCCGTTTCGGCTGTGCTGTTCTGTTATTTTGGTTACTAATGTGATATTTTTGCTACATAACGCTAATACTTTACGATTCTATGTAGAATCCACCCATCTTGTGACAAAGGTCATCACTTGGAATCGCTCAATCTCATCTTTGTCATCATCATCTAGGACTCCTCTTGCATCAGCAGCAAAAGATGATGGTGGTGACAGCAGTAGTGATTTTGTTGAAGAGTTCTCCATGATTTCAGGGAGCCATTCATCTACTCTGGACAGGCTTTATGCATGGGAAAAAAAACTTTATGATGAAGTAAAGGTATTTTAATCTATCATTTTTTAATGATGTTCCGGTTGCTTTACCTATTTATTTCAAATTGTCATAAAATGTCATCTGTATTTATTGTATTTATCCTTGATTCGTTGATCATAGAAGGCTTGACCATTTATTGAACTCAGTCATGCTCTGAAATCATTTGTATGTGCTTAAGTTCAATTCTGAGTTCAAAGGAAGGATCGTCTTTTAGATGTGATGGAATTCTTACTGTAAACTTATTTATTTACAGCCAACAGGAAGTGGAAGATATTATATGTTGCTCAATATGAAAGTGAAATCCACCTTTACATCAATGTCTCTTAAATTTCATAACCTTGTAATCATATGTTGAAAATTTATGGCATTCTGATTGAATTCTTGAAGATCCTGTTTTGTTCTATCTCTTTACCTATCTCCATCCTTGATTGATTGCAGTTTGAATACAGATGCCTTTCAAAAATAATCTATattatagatctcatattaatagTTTATTATATCCCTGTCAAACAATGTTCTACAAGTAAATTCAGGGATTCATTTCTCCAAGATTTCTCAAATGCAGTATTCCACTGAGGTGATGTCAGACAGAAATTTATAGGAGATTCTAATGTTCTGTTGGTGATGGGGTTGCTGATTGTTGAGTGCCACTTTGGCATGGTCTAAGGCCTTAGGATCGGGAAGATATGTATGGAGTATAAAAAAATACTGAAGTTGCTACAATCATGGAAATCAGGCTTTATGTCATGGCTTATGTGGTTGAGCTGCTGTACAAGCTTGAGATGAGGAGAACTTCTAAttccttgaagcattttctcttgGTCTGGTTGTTATCTTAGAAAATTTGCACCAACTTATCAGTGCCAGGAGAAAAAGAATATGACACTGAGCATACTACAAATATGTAAAGTAATCATGATACATCTAATTCTATTGCATCATTTATTTAATGTTGTGCTCACCCAATCAACGGGAatgctttttattttttggattttCCAGCAAGAGATCAATTGAGTAGGGAGAGAAAGGTCTATCAAGATAGAGGATAGATAGAGAGCAATAGTTTACTATTCTCTATTGAATATTCACGGTTAGATCTATATCCCTGAACAGATTGTACATATGCAATCTTATCTTTATTCCCTTCGGTCAACTAGTAAGGTTGTAGGCTGAAAGCTTTTACATGTGAACATGGTACTCATATCACTAGGTTATTTTCATATAGAGAATGCTTTTGCTGAAATTTGTTGAGGAGAAAAATGAGAAAGATATCCCTTGCATGTATTCTGTTACCTCTTAAACTAATTGTTCATCCGATATGCTGAACCTTCTTAAAGCTATCTGTTTGCATTAATCttaatcattttttctttcttaattattttagGGTAGTGAGTATATCAGAAAAGCATATGATCAGAAATGCAGTCAGCTAAGACACCAATCTGCAAGGGATCTTAATGCAAAACTGATCGACAGAACTCGAGCAGTTGTAAAGGATCTGCATTCACGAATAAGGGTAGCCATTCATTCAGTTGATTCAATATCAAAAAGAATTGAGAGGTTAAGGGATGAGGAATTGCATCCACAACTTGTAGAGTTGATACAAGGGTATGTATCCATACACTCCTTTtcacatcatcattttttttagtagATCTATTACATGTTGCTGATAGGAACTTAAACTTAATGTGATTTTATTACCATTTGATATGTTGTTAACATGGATTTTTAACCAAAGCTGCCAAATGTTTCAATGTTAAATCTGTGATTCATGAACTGGCCTTATGGTTCCTTTTTGATCATTTCTCCTCTTCTTCAAAGGGCATGTTTTCCATCATCAAGTTCAACTGCCACCTCAACATTGATGTCTTTTTGCATTTTCTCAATATGTTCACAGATCCTTAACCCAGAGTTCAGCCTTCTCCCTTTATTATGATTGTTCATAGTTTCCCATTACCAGGGCACAGTAATAACCAATAACCCAACTCAAATTCTTTCTGAGTAATCAAATTCAGGTATAAGTTTTAACTCATAggattaatatatttaatatgttAAATTGCATATGGTGAGAATATAAACCCAAACCCTGCTTCTTATGCCATGCTTGTCGTCAAAGAAATCTTGCttgatttttctctctcctttgcaTGTGATGGTTGTCATTTCTCAATAGGGCCCTCTTCTTCCCACTTTGCCTCAATGAAGACAAGGTCCTATGCTTGATTGGTGCCCTTTTTCTAGATGATCGATCTTGTTAGATGGTGGTCTGACCTCCTCAAGTGTCACCATTGATTAATCCCACCATACATTGAGAGCTTCACTCCATTGCTCTGCTATAACACCTCCAGCTTTGGCCTCACAAATCCACCTACAGCAGAACCAAGCATCAGTCAGGTTGGAACAAGCTATGCCTGGTGTTTTGCCTAATTTCCATTTCCCAATTCTTACCTGACCATAAAATCTCAAGCCCATATCTACCCCCCCAAAAGCTTTAGTGCCAAACCAGCAATCTACGTTAGATGAGGGGAGAAAGATACAGAAAGAGGGAACAGGGGTTAGGAGGGGAAcataaagggagagagagaaggagacttGTTAGGCAATGAAGGTAACAGTGTCCGTGTTGGCAGTGGGAAAGATGGAAGGCTTCGGATAACATTGGCAATGAGGGAGGGGGTGGGGAGAGGGATCAAAAAGCATGACTTTCTTGGGCCCATAGGACAGCCATGTGGTGGTGGTCGAGTGGTGAGTGAGTGAAGAAGAGAACCAGTGAATCCAACTTGTCCAAGCTGAAACCTCTGTCCAATCCTGACCAAATTTGGGCCAGGTTGGTTGGGCTAGATTTGTTTAGTTACAACTTATGTTATTGAATCTAGTAATTAGAACTTAAATGCAGACAATCTGACAAATCAAAACTCAAATAAGCAAGGAGCAAAAGGTTTTCTGAGACATTTTTTTTCAAACCCTAGTTTCGTCATCTGGCCGTAAAACTTGAGGATGGCACCCATCTAGAGGATGCCCTTTTGGTCATGGTCCCATAGGTTTAGTCTTAGGACACTTAGTGAGAGCATTCTAATTTTTGTTTACTTTTATGTTTTGAACCACTTGCATTTTAAAGCAATTTTGAAAATTGTATCAATTGCTTGATTCTGGCTGCCGTCCATGAAGGGTCTCTGGAAGGTGTCTTGTTGATTGCTTCTAGGGGTATGCTAGGTGTACACATACCCGTGGAAGGGCTTGTACTATCTTGCAAACAGAATCTTGCCAAAAACCATGCACAGTGGGGGTGGATTCCTGTCTCATAGAATGTATGATCCCATACAATGTGAGCCATCTTTTTGTGGTAAGAGATTGTTTCAGTTTGAAATGGACCACCTGTTGGACTAACATTTTGTTCAAGTTGCAAATAGCGAAAACATTTGGCCAGTTTCATTTTCCACCACTGCCAGCCAACAGGTGCAGAGCTTCTTTCTTCTCATGTTCTTGTAACATCCATTGCCACGAATTGAGCTCTACTTGTGATATTTAAATCTTATAGTTGGTCATTCCCACTCTATATCCAAGTCCATTTCATGTCACAGCATATATGAAGGACCCGTCCTAGACCCTCTTTTCCACACACATGTTCTATATATGGGCACATAATATACGTGTATACGTGACAACATTGTTATAGACATAGTGATTTTGTGGCTTGGTGAGCTAGTTGTCCTTCTACTTTGCTGATATCTGATAACAAGCCTAGGCAGAGTGAAACTCCTACTTCATGCAGTAAACCTAATATAATGGCATGGTATCCACAGCATACCCTGTTTTCCCCATCATTTTCTTGGCTGATGAAACCACCATAATTTACATTCTACATTATGATGGcaaaatatatatgaaaaatgGCTTGGTATGATATCTGTTCAAACCTCTCAAATATTTAAACACAGGTTGACTCAGTTTATACCCACATGCACAGAAAAATCAAGCTGGGAGAGCTGATGATTTTATGTCAATTGTAGCAGGACATGTACTCAAGTGAATTCCAAGCATAATGATGGATATACTTACTGTCAAAGTGTTTCTAGGTTCTCCTGACCTACTTTCAGATCCTTAAATTTCAAACTAAACCTTCTTTACCGCCAAGTCTTTCTGACCTTTGTTATGGTTCTCAACAGGTTTCTCTTTATTTCCAACTTAATAGGTCGAGTGAGCCATTGAATTTCAGCATAATTGTGAGATTGTTGTTGTATCAGATAATGTGCAATAGTTTGAATCCATTGTCAAGTGTTGAAAATACTTAATTCAACCTAAAATTCTTATCAGATGCTGATTCTGAGTAGGATCCCACCAATATTTGATCAGTTGACATTCCTAGGGATGGTCATATTCATTGTGGAATTGGACCATGGAAATATAGAAGCCTCAAATTACTCATGAGTGGATTATGCAGACAACAACAAGTGATTGCAAGTTTGCTGGTTAGACTAGATGTTAGAAGATATTATCGAAACATTATTACTACGATTTACATTTAGATTGGAGCGAGGAACTAATACCATGTTGTGAAACAAATTTTGTTGCATCTTCCTGAGAACTTGAGCAATTTGGTGTAAATAGTCCTGTTAGTCTACTGCatttgttttttttaaaaaaaaactgtatCTTGGTTCTGCAGGATGATCAGAATGTGGAAAGCTATGCTCGAATGCCATCATGCACAGTTCATTACAATCTCTTTAGCCTACCATATGAAAAGTTCAGCAGCATCACCTCATGGTGAGCCCTACAGGCAGGCATTAATGCACCTTCAGAGCGAGTTGGAGTGCTTTCGTTCAAGCTTTGCCAATTGGGTAAATGCTCATAAATCCTATGTAGGAGCTTTAAACGCCTGGCTTCAGAAGTGCCTCTTGCAACCCAAAGAACGCCGGAAGGGAAGGAAGGTATCCTTCCCCCCTCGTCAAGCCCTTTCACCCCCTATATTTGTTCTTTGTCATGACTTGCTGGCTGGCCTCAATTCGCTTCCCTCTGAGGAGTTATGTGATTCCATAAAGGGCATTGTCTCTGTCCTACACGACTCCTTCGAGCAGCAAATGGAAGTGAAGCAAACAGGAAAAAATGCTGAGAAGCCAGAAAATGATCGAGAATTTGAGAAGAATGAAGATGAGAAATGTAGGAGAGCTTTGAACTTAGACAACTTGCAGTCAAGCTTAACAAGGTTATTTGATTGGTTCACGAAGTTCTCAGAGGCCTCACTTAAAGTTTATGAAGATGTCAAGCAGGGAAATGAGATAGCTCGTATTGCTTATACAGATGATGGTTTAAGGTAATTGACATATGGTTAAGCATTGTTCGTGTAAATTTATCATCAGTGGAATTCTCTTTCCAGATTGAAATAAAGTTTGAGTACAAAATTTCATACTGGAAAATGCAGACAGTGGAATCCAATGAGGTTCTGAACTTTTTGATCCATGTCTTTAAATGGCATGTGCTGTTCAGTACCGCGCCATCGGTTGGTGAAGCCTGCAGCAGTCGAGATCATGTAAGGTTTATATTCTCTAGCTCAGGTAACAGGAGTTTTGATATGTTGGCATAGGTTGCCTGCATCTGAAATTTGTTCGATATACAGAATTTTGTTTATTTCTATTAACTGATAAAATTTGCCTTTGATGCAAACCTTGTCAAAACCTTTTGCAAAAATGTCCTGGTTCCATTGAGACTTTGCTTTGTTAACAGAGTTACAAATGAGAATTTTCCACTTACCTTGATTATAAGAGCTTCTTACAACTAGATTTGCACTTTCATAAAGTGATTTGTAAAAACGTTTAGGATGATGGACTTCAAAAATTTGTTAATCAGAATAAATTGTTGAACTGATAAGCAAATTCGTTATGTGGCATGTTTATGGCACAACCTGGATTCACTAAAATGCTCAAATAAGTCCCTTATTAATTTGCCTGTGGACGTTGTTTGGAAATATAGCTGATGGGCCGGACGGCTCCATCACCGACGGAGGGTGCCATCGTCGAGGATGAGCTGGGGAGAGACTCGGGTGTTGTAGCTGGCAACTTGGGTGCATGTTGGAGTATAACCATGTAATGGTCTTACGATGGATAAATCCAGCTCGGTTTCCCCACCCATAAAGTAAAGGAAgccgaaaaaggaaaaaaaaagaagacgaaGAA contains the following coding sequences:
- the LOC105041634 gene encoding uncharacterized protein isoform X1, which translates into the protein MGSSGSKPCKNEALILCKERTRCIKEVINSWYALSAAHLSYIQSLRRVGTALRRFVEAEIMAESSLSISELEKSPTHSSYASPSPSRFPEHVGSPSLSESPLSPRLSNLSYMRATDSAAVTVTINSSAVDFVEEESLTFSLPPAAPPEISSSWDFFDPADAMDSAGVHNGESAHSLNFSRLMGLRQLKEAEVVPLLEEEAPNSYRKKEQLKRGKADLEGINENARSVDLIPPKGDEGREVKAGCNSVNRSVEALTKIASSELDVSKMEKELHAEREDASEFITHRAKDFLSSMRDIEHRFLRAAEAGNEVSRMLETNKIRLGISLETIEFLDETLCSTGQPPASQLLSAFHHVCCKGETVHKLQSTHLVTKVITWNRSISSLSSSSRTPLASAAKDDGGDSSSDFVEEFSMISGSHSSTLDRLYAWEKKLYDEVKGSEYIRKAYDQKCSQLRHQSARDLNAKLIDRTRAVVKDLHSRIRVAIHSVDSISKRIERLRDEELHPQLVELIQGMIRMWKAMLECHHAQFITISLAYHMKSSAASPHGEPYRQALMHLQSELECFRSSFANWVNAHKSYVGALNAWLQKCLLQPKERRKGRKVSFPPRQALSPPIFVLCHDLLAGLNSLPSEELCDSIKGIVSVLHDSFEQQMEVKQTGKNAEKPENDREFEKNEDEKCRRALNLDNLQSSLTRLFDWFTKFSEASLKVYEDVKQGNEIARIAYTDDGLR
- the LOC105041634 gene encoding uncharacterized protein isoform X2, which translates into the protein MGSSGSKPCKNEALILCKERTRCIKEVINSWYALSAAHLSYIQSLRRVGTALRRFVEAEIMAESSLSISELEKSPTHSSYASPSPSRFPEHVGSPSLSESPLSPRLSNLSYMRATDSAAVTVTINSSAVDFVEEESLTFSLPPAAPPEISSSWDFFDPADAMDSAGVHNGESAHSLNFSRLMGLRQLKEAEVVPLLEEEAPNSYRKKEQLKRGKADLEGINENARSVDLIPPKGDEGREVKAGCNSVNRSVEALTKIASSELDVSKMEKELHAEREDASEFITHRAKDFLSSMRDIEHRFLRAAEAGNEVSRMLETNKIRLGISLETIGQPPASQLLSAFHHVCCKGETVHKLQSTHLVTKVITWNRSISSLSSSSRTPLASAAKDDGGDSSSDFVEEFSMISGSHSSTLDRLYAWEKKLYDEVKGSEYIRKAYDQKCSQLRHQSARDLNAKLIDRTRAVVKDLHSRIRVAIHSVDSISKRIERLRDEELHPQLVELIQGMIRMWKAMLECHHAQFITISLAYHMKSSAASPHGEPYRQALMHLQSELECFRSSFANWVNAHKSYVGALNAWLQKCLLQPKERRKGRKVSFPPRQALSPPIFVLCHDLLAGLNSLPSEELCDSIKGIVSVLHDSFEQQMEVKQTGKNAEKPENDREFEKNEDEKCRRALNLDNLQSSLTRLFDWFTKFSEASLKVYEDVKQGNEIARIAYTDDGLR